A region of Leclercia adecarboxylata DNA encodes the following proteins:
- the tamB gene encoding autotransporter assembly complex protein TamB — protein MSLWKKISLGVLVFILLLLAAVAYLVGTTSGLHLLFKAADRWVPGLEIGQVTGGWRDLHLKNVRYDQPGVAVNAGDLHLAVKLGCLRDSSLCINDLSLKDVFVTIDSKKMPPSAPVAEEESGPLDLSTPYPIALYRVALNNVNVKIDDTTVSVMDFTSGLRWQEKNLTLTPTNLQGLLIALPKVAEVAQEEIVEPKIQNPQPEEKPLGETLKDLFSKPVLPEMTDVHLPLNLNIEEFKGEQLRLTGDTDLTVFNMLLKVSSIDGNMKLDALDIDTNQGSVNATGNALLKDNWPVDITLNSTLNIDPIKGEKVKLKVGGALRDQLEFGVNLSGPVDVVLRGQTRLAEAGLPLNLEVVSEQLYWPFTGEKQYQADDVKLKLTGKMTDYTLSFRTSVKGEGLPPAGITLDAKGNEQQINLDKLTVAALEGKTELTALLDWQKAISWRGELKLTGINTAKEVPDWPSKLDGLIKTRGSLYGGSWQMEVPELKITGNVKQNKVDVNGSLRGNSYLQWVIPGLHVALGRNTADIKGELGVKDLDLDATIDAPNLDNALPGLGGTAKGLVKVRGTVEAPQLLADITANSLRWQELTIARVRVDGDVKSTDQIAGHLNLRVDRISQPGVNLDQVTLEAKGSEKQHDLQLRIQGEPVSGQLHLAGSFDRKETRWKGTLDNTRFATPVGPWSLTRSIALDYRNAEQKISIGPHCWTNPNAELCVPQTIDAGAEGRAVVNLNRFDLAMLKPFMPDTTQASGVFSGKADVSWDATKPGLPEGNVTLAGRNVKVTQVVNDAPLPLAFDTLNLTADLHNNRAELGWLIRLANNGQLDGQIQVTDPQGRRNLGGNVNIRNLNLAMANAIFSRGEKAAGMLNANLRLACSAQSPQLFGQLQLNGVDIDGNFMPFDMLPSQLAMNFNGMSSTLAGTVRTQQGQINLSGDADWSQLDNWRARVAAKGSKVRITVPPMVRLDVSPDVVFEATPQLFTLDGRVDVPWARIVVHELPESAVGVSSDEVMLNNNLQPEEPQSASIPINSNLIVHVGNNVRLDAFGLKARLTGDLKVAQDKQGLGLNGQINIPEGRFHAYGQDLIVRKGELLFSGPPDQPLLNIEAIRNPEATENDVIAGVRVTGTADEPKAEIFSDPAMSQQEALSYLLRGQGLDSNQSDSAAMTSMLVGLGVAQSGQVVGKIGETFGVSNLALDTQGVGDSSQVVVSGYVLPGLQVKYGVGIFDSLATLTLRYRLMPKLYLEAVSGVDQALDLLYQFEF, from the coding sequence ATGAGTTTATGGAAGAAAATCAGCCTCGGCGTACTGGTGTTTATCCTGCTGCTGCTGGCTGCGGTGGCTTATCTGGTGGGGACCACCAGCGGCCTGCATCTGCTGTTTAAGGCGGCAGACCGCTGGGTGCCGGGGCTGGAGATCGGCCAGGTCACCGGCGGCTGGCGCGACCTGCATCTGAAAAACGTCCGCTACGACCAGCCGGGCGTGGCGGTGAATGCCGGGGATCTGCATCTGGCGGTGAAGCTCGGCTGCCTGCGCGACAGCAGCCTGTGCATTAACGATCTGTCGTTAAAAGATGTATTTGTGACGATAGATTCGAAAAAAATGCCGCCGTCGGCGCCGGTCGCCGAAGAGGAGAGCGGGCCGCTGGATCTCTCCACGCCGTACCCGATTGCGCTCTACCGGGTGGCGCTGAATAACGTCAACGTCAAAATCGACGACACCACCGTATCGGTGATGGATTTCACCTCCGGCCTGCGCTGGCAGGAGAAAAACCTGACCTTAACCCCGACCAACCTGCAGGGGCTGCTGATTGCCCTGCCGAAAGTGGCGGAAGTGGCGCAGGAGGAGATCGTCGAGCCAAAAATTCAGAACCCGCAGCCGGAAGAGAAACCGCTCGGCGAAACTCTGAAAGATCTCTTCTCTAAACCGGTCCTGCCGGAGATGACCGACGTCCATCTGCCGCTGAACCTCAATATCGAAGAGTTCAAGGGCGAGCAGCTGCGCCTGACCGGTGACACCGATCTGACGGTCTTCAACATGCTGCTGAAAGTGAGCAGCATCGACGGCAACATGAAGCTCGACGCGCTGGATATCGACACCAACCAGGGCAGCGTCAACGCCACCGGCAATGCACTTCTGAAGGATAACTGGCCGGTCGATATCACTCTCAACAGCACCCTGAACATCGACCCGATTAAAGGCGAGAAGGTGAAGCTGAAGGTTGGCGGCGCCCTGCGCGACCAGCTGGAGTTTGGCGTTAACCTCTCCGGCCCCGTAGACGTGGTGCTGCGCGGCCAGACCCGGCTGGCGGAGGCGGGCCTGCCGCTCAACCTGGAGGTGGTCAGCGAGCAGCTGTACTGGCCGTTTACCGGCGAGAAGCAGTACCAGGCCGATGACGTGAAGCTGAAGCTCACCGGCAAGATGACCGACTACACCCTGTCGTTCCGCACGTCAGTGAAGGGGGAGGGGCTGCCGCCTGCGGGTATCACCCTGGATGCGAAAGGCAACGAGCAGCAGATTAACCTCGATAAGCTGACGGTCGCGGCGCTGGAGGGCAAAACCGAGCTGACGGCGCTGCTCGACTGGCAGAAAGCGATCAGCTGGCGCGGCGAGCTGAAGCTCACCGGGATCAACACCGCCAAAGAGGTGCCGGACTGGCCTTCGAAGCTCGACGGCCTGATTAAGACGCGCGGCAGTCTGTACGGCGGCAGCTGGCAGATGGAGGTGCCGGAGCTGAAAATCACCGGCAACGTGAAGCAGAATAAAGTGGATGTGAACGGCTCGCTGAGGGGCAACAGCTACCTGCAGTGGGTGATCCCGGGCCTGCACGTCGCGCTCGGTCGCAACACCGCCGACATCAAGGGCGAGCTGGGGGTGAAAGATCTCGATCTCGACGCCACCATCGACGCGCCGAATCTTGATAATGCCCTGCCTGGACTGGGCGGCACCGCGAAAGGACTGGTTAAGGTGCGCGGTACGGTCGAAGCGCCACAGCTGCTGGCGGATATCACCGCCAACAGCCTGCGCTGGCAGGAGCTCACCATCGCCCGCGTGCGGGTGGACGGCGACGTGAAATCCACCGACCAGATCGCCGGGCATTTGAACCTGCGGGTGGATCGGATTTCCCAGCCGGGCGTTAACCTTGACCAGGTGACGCTGGAGGCCAAGGGCAGCGAGAAGCAGCACGACCTGCAGCTGCGCATTCAGGGTGAACCGGTTTCCGGCCAGCTGCATCTGGCGGGCAGTTTTGACCGCAAAGAGACGCGCTGGAAAGGGACTCTGGATAACACCCGCTTCGCCACCCCGGTGGGGCCGTGGTCGTTAACCCGGTCGATTGCCCTGGATTACCGCAACGCGGAGCAGAAAATCAGCATCGGGCCACACTGCTGGACCAACCCGAACGCCGAGCTGTGCGTGCCTCAGACCATTGACGCGGGCGCAGAAGGGCGGGCGGTGGTTAACCTCAACCGCTTCGATCTGGCGATGCTCAAGCCGTTCATGCCGGACACCACCCAGGCGAGCGGCGTCTTCAGCGGCAAGGCGGATGTCTCCTGGGATGCCACCAAACCGGGGCTGCCGGAGGGTAACGTCACGCTCGCCGGGCGTAACGTGAAGGTGACCCAGGTGGTGAACGATGCGCCGCTACCGCTGGCGTTCGATACCCTGAATCTCACCGCCGATCTGCATAACAACCGCGCCGAGCTGGGCTGGCTGATCCGTCTTGCCAACAACGGCCAACTGGACGGCCAGATCCAGGTGACCGATCCGCAGGGACGGCGCAATCTGGGCGGCAACGTTAATATCCGCAATCTCAACCTGGCGATGGCCAACGCCATCTTCTCCCGCGGTGAGAAGGCGGCAGGCATGCTGAATGCCAACTTACGTCTGGCGTGCAGCGCGCAAAGCCCGCAGCTGTTTGGTCAGTTGCAGCTGAACGGGGTGGATATCGACGGCAACTTTATGCCGTTCGATATGCTGCCGAGCCAGCTGGCGATGAACTTCAACGGCATGAGCTCGACCCTGGCGGGCACCGTGCGCACCCAGCAAGGGCAGATCAACCTCAGCGGCGATGCGGACTGGAGCCAGCTTGATAACTGGCGCGCGCGCGTCGCGGCCAAAGGCAGCAAGGTGCGTATCACCGTGCCGCCGATGGTGCGTTTAGACGTCTCGCCGGACGTGGTCTTTGAGGCCACGCCACAGCTGTTCACCCTTGATGGCCGCGTTGATGTGCCGTGGGCGCGTATCGTGGTGCATGAGCTGCCGGAAAGCGCGGTGGGCGTCTCCAGCGATGAGGTGATGCTCAACAACAACCTGCAGCCGGAGGAGCCGCAGAGCGCCTCTATCCCGATCAACAGCAACCTGATTGTGCACGTGGGCAACAACGTCCGTCTGGATGCGTTTGGGCTGAAGGCAAGGCTGACCGGCGATCTGAAAGTCGCGCAGGATAAGCAGGGTCTGGGCCTGAACGGGCAGATCAACATCCCGGAAGGGCGCTTCCATGCCTACGGCCAGGATTTGATTGTGCGTAAAGGCGAGCTGCTGTTCTCCGGTCCGCCGGACCAGCCGCTGCTGAATATCGAAGCGATCCGTAATCCTGAGGCCACCGAAAATGACGTGATCGCCGGGGTGCGCGTGACCGGCACCGCGGATGAACCGAAAGCGGAAATTTTCTCCGACCCGGCAATGTCCCAGCAGGAAGCGCTCTCATACCTGCTGCGCGGGCAGGGGCTGGACAGCAATCAGAGCGACAGCGCGGCGATGACCTCAATGTTAGTCGGCCTGGGGGTTGCACAAAGTGGTCAGGTTGTGGGTAAAATCGGCGAGACCTTTGGCGTAAGCAACCTGGCGCTGGACACCCAGGGGGTCGGTGACTCCTCTCAGGTGGTGGTCAGCGGTTATGTACTGCCGGGTCTGCAGGTGAAATATGGTGTGGGGATCTTTGACTCGCTGGCGACGCTCACGTTACGCTATCGCCTGATGCCTAAGCTATATCTGGAAGCGGTGTCTGGCGTAGACCAGGCACTCGATTTGCTCTATCAGTTTGAGTTTTAG
- a CDS encoding gamma-glutamylcyclotransferase family protein, producing the protein MRIFVYGSLRTKQGNSHWMTNAQLLGDYSIENYQLYSLGHYPGAVPGEGAVQGEVYRIDNATLAELDALRTKGGEYARRLIQTPYGSAWMYVYQRSVEGLTLIESGNWLDRDQY; encoded by the coding sequence ATGCGAATATTTGTCTACGGCAGTTTAAGAACGAAGCAGGGCAACAGCCACTGGATGACCAACGCCCAGTTGCTGGGTGATTACAGTATCGAAAACTACCAGCTGTACAGCCTGGGCCACTATCCAGGCGCCGTTCCGGGGGAAGGAGCAGTACAGGGTGAGGTTTATCGTATTGATAATGCCACGCTGGCCGAACTTGATGCCTTGCGCACCAAAGGCGGGGAATACGCTCGCCGGTTGATCCAGACGCCCTACGGCAGTGCATGGATGTACGTGTACCAACGTTCGGTGGAAGGTTTAACGCTGATTGAAAGCGGTAACTGGTTAGACAGAGACCAGTACTGA
- a CDS encoding AbrB/MazE/SpoVT family DNA-binding domain-containing protein, translating to MRITIKKWGNSAGVVIPGVVMQELNMQVGQSMDAQVVDNQLVLTPVSKGYSLEALLAQCDMTAPEIGEEALWGKSDPTGNEVW from the coding sequence ATGCGTATTACAATCAAAAAATGGGGCAACAGTGCGGGTGTGGTCATTCCCGGCGTTGTCATGCAGGAACTCAATATGCAGGTGGGCCAAAGTATGGATGCTCAGGTGGTAGACAATCAGCTGGTGCTGACGCCGGTAAGTAAAGGTTATTCTCTGGAGGCGTTGCTGGCGCAATGCGATATGACTGCGCCAGAGATTGGCGAAGAAGCGCTGTGGGGCAAGTCAGACCCGACAGGCAATGAAGTATGGTAA
- a CDS encoding type II toxin-antitoxin system ChpB family toxin — translation MVKARGFERGDIVRVRFSPSSGHEQQGEGRPALVLSVSAFNQLGMVLVAPITQGGNFARYAGFCVPVSCEEGDVQGVIMVNQIRMMDLKARQAIKIAVATDDVVQDALMRLQAIVD, via the coding sequence ATGGTAAAGGCCCGTGGTTTTGAGCGGGGCGATATCGTCCGGGTCAGGTTTTCACCTTCATCGGGCCATGAGCAGCAAGGCGAAGGCCGTCCGGCGCTGGTGCTTTCCGTCAGCGCATTCAATCAGCTCGGCATGGTGCTCGTCGCGCCCATTACCCAGGGCGGGAATTTTGCCCGCTACGCTGGGTTTTGTGTGCCCGTCAGCTGTGAGGAGGGAGACGTGCAGGGCGTCATTATGGTCAATCAGATCCGCATGATGGACCTGAAGGCCCGGCAGGCCATAAAGATTGCGGTTGCGACGGATGACGTCGTGCAGGATGCGCTTATGCGCCTGCAGGCAATCGTTGATTAA
- the ppa gene encoding inorganic diphosphatase, which translates to MSLLNVPAGKELPEDIYVVIEIPANADPIKYEIDKDTGALFVDRFMSTAMFYPCNYGYINHTLSLDGDPVDVLVPTPYPLQPGSVIRCRPVGVLKMTDEAGEDAKLVAVPHTKLSKEYDHIKDVNDLPELLKAQIAHFFEHYKDLEKGKWVKVEGWDNAEAAKAEIIASFERAKK; encoded by the coding sequence ATGAGCTTACTCAACGTCCCAGCGGGTAAAGAACTGCCGGAAGACATCTACGTAGTTATCGAAATCCCGGCGAACGCTGATCCTATCAAATACGAAATCGACAAAGACACCGGCGCACTGTTCGTTGACCGTTTCATGTCTACCGCGATGTTCTATCCGTGCAACTACGGTTACATCAACCACACCCTGTCTCTGGACGGTGACCCGGTAGACGTTCTGGTCCCAACGCCGTACCCACTGCAGCCGGGCTCCGTCATTCGCTGCCGTCCAGTTGGCGTGCTGAAAATGACCGACGAAGCCGGTGAAGATGCGAAACTGGTTGCGGTACCGCACACCAAGCTGAGCAAAGAGTACGATCACATCAAAGATGTGAACGACCTGCCAGAGCTGCTGAAAGCGCAGATCGCCCACTTCTTCGAGCACTATAAAGATCTCGAGAAAGGCAAATGGGTGAAAGTGGAAGGCTGGGACAATGCAGAAGCGGCGAAAGCCGAAATCATTGCCTCCTTCGAGCGCGCTAAGAAGTAA
- the ytfQ gene encoding galactofuranose ABC transporter substrate-binding protein YtfQ produces the protein MWKRLLLVTAVSAAMSSMAMAAPLTVGFAQVGSESGWRAAETNVAKSEAEKRGITLKIADGQQKQENQIKAVRSFIAQGVDAIFIAPVVATGWEPVLKEAKDAEIPVFLLDRSIDVKDKSLYMTTVTADNVLEGKLIGEWLVKQVDGKPCNVVELQGTVGASVAIDRKKGFADAISKASNIKIIRSQSGDFTRSKGKEVMESFIKAENNGKNICMVYAHNDDMVIGAIQAIKEAGLKPGTDILTGSIDGVPDIYKAMIDKEANASVELTPNMAGPAFDALEKFKKDGTMPEKVTITKSTLYLPDTAKEELEKKKNMGY, from the coding sequence ATGTGGAAGCGCTTACTTCTTGTCACAGCAGTTTCGGCAGCCATGTCGTCTATGGCGATGGCCGCCCCTTTAACCGTAGGATTTGCGCAGGTCGGCTCCGAGTCCGGCTGGCGCGCCGCTGAGACCAACGTCGCGAAGAGCGAGGCCGAAAAGCGCGGTATCACGCTGAAAATCGCCGATGGTCAGCAAAAACAGGAAAACCAGATCAAAGCGGTACGCTCTTTTATCGCCCAGGGCGTTGACGCCATCTTCATTGCCCCGGTCGTGGCGACGGGCTGGGAACCGGTCCTGAAAGAAGCGAAAGATGCTGAAATTCCGGTCTTCCTGCTCGATCGTTCCATCGATGTAAAAGACAAATCTCTCTATATGACCACCGTCACCGCCGACAACGTGCTGGAAGGCAAATTGATCGGTGAGTGGCTGGTGAAACAGGTGGATGGCAAGCCGTGTAACGTGGTTGAGCTGCAGGGCACCGTCGGCGCCAGCGTGGCTATCGACCGTAAGAAAGGCTTTGCCGACGCCATCTCCAAAGCGTCAAACATCAAAATCATCCGCTCCCAGTCCGGCGACTTTACCCGCAGTAAAGGTAAAGAGGTTATGGAAAGCTTTATCAAAGCTGAGAACAACGGCAAGAACATCTGCATGGTTTACGCCCATAACGACGACATGGTGATCGGTGCCATCCAGGCCATTAAAGAAGCGGGCCTGAAGCCGGGTACCGACATCCTGACCGGCTCCATCGACGGCGTTCCGGATATCTATAAAGCGATGATCGACAAAGAGGCCAACGCCAGCGTTGAGCTGACGCCAAACATGGCAGGCCCGGCCTTCGACGCGCTGGAGAAATTCAAGAAAGACGGCACCATGCCGGAGAAAGTCACCATCACCAAATCCACGCTCTATCTGCCTGATACGGCTAAAGAAGAGTTAGAGAAAAAGAAAAATATGGGCTACTGA
- the ytfR gene encoding galactofuranose ABC transporter, ATP-binding protein YtfR has translation MTTNQHQEILRTEGLSKYFPGVKALDSVDFSLRRGEIMALLGENGAGKSTLIKALTGVYHADRGTIWLEGHAISPRNTAHAQQLGIGTVYQEVNLLPNMSVADNLFIGREPRRFGFLRRKEMEARATRLMESYGFSLDVREPLNRFSVAMQQIVAICRAIDLSAKVLILDEPTASLDTQEVEMLFTLMRQLRDQGVSLIFVTHFLDQVYEVSDRITVLRNGSFVGCRETRELPQIELVKMMLGRELETNALQRAGRTLLSEKPIAAFKDYGRKGTIAPFDLEVRPGEIVGLAGLLGSGRTETAEVIFGIKPADSGTAMIKGKPQALRSPHQASSLGIGFCPEDRKTDGIIAAASVRENIILALQAQRGWLRPIPRKEQNAIAERFIRQLGIRTPSAEQPIEFLSGGNQQKVLLSRWLLTKPQFLILDEPTRGIDVGAHAEIIRLIETLCADGLALLVISSELEELVGYADRVIIMRDRQQVAEIPLDALSVPAIMNAIAA, from the coding sequence ATGACCACCAACCAACACCAGGAAATCCTCCGCACAGAAGGATTGAGCAAGTACTTTCCCGGCGTAAAAGCGCTGGATAGCGTCGATTTCAGTCTGCGCCGTGGCGAGATCATGGCCCTGCTGGGAGAGAACGGCGCCGGGAAATCGACCCTGATTAAAGCCCTGACCGGCGTGTATCACGCCGATCGCGGCACTATCTGGCTGGAAGGCCATGCTATATCGCCAAGAAATACCGCCCATGCCCAGCAGCTGGGGATCGGGACGGTCTACCAGGAAGTGAACCTGCTGCCGAACATGTCGGTAGCGGATAACCTGTTTATCGGCCGCGAGCCGCGACGTTTTGGCTTTTTGCGCCGCAAAGAGATGGAAGCCCGCGCCACCAGGCTGATGGAGTCTTACGGCTTCTCCCTCGACGTGCGCGAGCCGCTGAACCGTTTTTCGGTGGCGATGCAGCAGATCGTCGCCATCTGCCGCGCCATCGATCTCTCCGCCAAAGTGCTGATCCTCGATGAACCCACCGCCAGCCTGGATACCCAGGAGGTGGAGATGCTTTTCACCCTGATGCGCCAGCTGCGCGACCAGGGGGTAAGCCTGATTTTCGTCACTCATTTCCTCGATCAGGTGTATGAGGTGAGCGACCGCATTACCGTCCTGCGTAACGGCAGTTTTGTCGGCTGCCGCGAAACCCGCGAGCTGCCGCAGATCGAGCTGGTCAAAATGATGCTCGGCCGCGAGCTGGAGACCAACGCCCTGCAACGGGCGGGCCGCACGCTGCTTAGCGAGAAACCTATTGCGGCGTTCAAGGATTACGGCAGGAAGGGCACCATCGCGCCCTTTGACCTTGAGGTGCGTCCGGGCGAGATTGTCGGTCTGGCGGGTCTGTTAGGCTCAGGCCGTACCGAAACGGCGGAGGTGATCTTCGGGATCAAACCTGCCGACAGCGGCACGGCGATGATCAAAGGCAAACCCCAGGCGCTGCGCTCTCCGCATCAGGCTTCCAGCCTCGGGATCGGCTTCTGCCCGGAAGACCGTAAAACCGACGGTATTATTGCCGCCGCCTCGGTGCGCGAGAACATCATTCTGGCCCTGCAGGCCCAGCGCGGCTGGCTGCGGCCCATTCCGCGTAAAGAGCAAAACGCCATTGCCGAGCGCTTCATTCGCCAGCTCGGTATTCGTACCCCGAGCGCGGAGCAGCCTATCGAGTTCCTCTCCGGCGGTAACCAGCAGAAGGTGCTGCTGTCGCGCTGGCTGCTGACCAAACCGCAGTTCCTGATCCTCGACGAACCGACCCGTGGTATCGACGTGGGGGCGCACGCGGAAATTATCCGCCTGATCGAAACCCTCTGCGCCGACGGTCTGGCGCTGCTGGTTATCTCCTCGGAGCTGGAGGAGCTGGTGGGGTATGCCGATCGGGTGATCATCATGCGCGACCGTCAGCAGGTGGCCGAGATCCCGCTGGACGCGCTCTCCGTTCCGGCCATCATGAACGCCATTGCGGCATAA
- the ytfT gene encoding galactofuranose ABC transporter, ATP-binding protein YtfT → MMPRSLSQTGEPKRRFSWPTGTPQIIALVLVLLVDSLVSPHFYQIILQDGRLFGSPIDILNRAAPVALLAIGMTLVIATGGIDLSVGAVMAIAGATAASMTVAGHSLPVVLLVTLGTGVLAGLWNGILVALLKIQPFVATLILMVAGRGVAQLITSGQIVTFNAPNLAWIGSGSLLFFPTPVIIVVVTLIAFWLFTRKTALGMFIEAVGINIRAAKNAGVSTRLMVMLTYVLSGVCAAIAGVIVAADIRGADANNAGLWLELDAILAVVIGGGSLMGGRFNLLLSVVGALIIQGMNTGILLSGFPPELNQVVKAVVVLCVLIVQSPRFISLIKGMRGHDKT, encoded by the coding sequence GTGATGCCACGTTCACTTTCTCAAACCGGCGAGCCGAAGCGCCGCTTCAGCTGGCCCACCGGCACGCCGCAAATCATTGCCCTGGTGCTGGTATTGCTGGTGGATAGCCTCGTTTCGCCGCATTTTTATCAGATTATCCTCCAGGATGGCCGCCTGTTCGGCAGTCCGATTGATATCTTAAACCGCGCCGCGCCGGTGGCCCTGCTGGCGATCGGCATGACGCTGGTGATTGCCACCGGCGGTATCGACCTGTCGGTGGGGGCGGTGATGGCCATTGCGGGCGCGACGGCGGCGTCGATGACCGTGGCTGGACACAGCCTGCCGGTGGTGCTGCTGGTAACCCTCGGCACCGGGGTGCTGGCGGGACTATGGAACGGCATCCTGGTGGCGCTCCTCAAGATACAGCCCTTCGTTGCGACCCTGATTTTAATGGTCGCCGGACGCGGGGTGGCGCAGCTGATCACCTCCGGGCAGATCGTCACCTTTAACGCCCCTAATCTGGCGTGGATCGGCAGCGGTTCGCTGCTGTTCTTCCCGACGCCGGTGATTATCGTGGTGGTCACGCTGATCGCCTTCTGGCTCTTTACCCGCAAAACCGCCCTCGGGATGTTTATCGAAGCGGTAGGGATCAACATACGCGCCGCGAAAAACGCCGGGGTCAGCACCCGCCTGATGGTGATGCTGACCTACGTCTTAAGCGGGGTGTGCGCCGCCATTGCCGGGGTGATTGTCGCGGCCGATATTCGCGGGGCGGATGCCAATAACGCCGGTCTGTGGCTGGAGCTGGACGCGATCCTCGCGGTGGTGATTGGCGGCGGCTCGCTGATGGGCGGGCGCTTCAACCTGCTGCTGTCGGTGGTGGGGGCGCTGATTATCCAGGGGATGAACACCGGTATTCTGCTGTCTGGCTTCCCGCCGGAACTCAACCAGGTGGTGAAAGCGGTGGTGGTGCTCTGCGTGCTCATCGTGCAGTCGCCGCGCTTTATCAGTCTCATTAAGGGGATGCGTGGTCATGATAAAACGTAA
- the yjfF gene encoding galactofuranose ABC transporter, permease protein YjfF: MIKRNLPLMITLGVFVLGYLYCLTQFPGFASTRVICNILTDNAFLGIIAVGMTFVILSGGIDLSVGSVIAFTGVFLAKAIGYWGISPLLAFPLVLAMGCAFGAFMGLLIDALKIPAFIITLAGMFFLRGVSYLVSEESIPINHPVYDTLSSLAWKIPGGGRLSILGLVMLGVVVIGIFLAHRTRFGNEVYAIGGSATSANLMGISTRSTTIRIYMLSTGLATLAGIVFSIYTQAGYALAGVGVELDAIASVVIGGTLLSGGVGTVLGTLFGVAIQGLIQTYINFDGTLSSWWTKIAIGILLFIFIALQRGLTVLWENRQSSPVTRVSITTSKG; this comes from the coding sequence ATGATAAAACGTAATTTACCGCTCATGATAACCCTGGGCGTGTTTGTGCTGGGGTATCTCTACTGTCTGACGCAGTTCCCCGGCTTTGCCTCAACGCGGGTGATCTGCAATATCCTGACCGATAACGCCTTTCTGGGGATCATCGCCGTCGGCATGACCTTCGTGATCCTCTCCGGCGGGATCGACCTCTCCGTCGGGTCGGTCATCGCCTTTACCGGCGTCTTTCTGGCAAAAGCGATTGGCTACTGGGGGATCTCCCCGCTGCTGGCCTTCCCGCTGGTGCTGGCGATGGGCTGCGCCTTTGGCGCCTTTATGGGGCTGCTGATCGACGCCCTGAAAATTCCGGCATTCATTATCACCCTCGCCGGGATGTTCTTCCTGCGCGGCGTCAGCTATCTGGTGTCGGAGGAGTCGATCCCGATTAACCATCCGGTATACGACACCCTCTCCAGCCTGGCGTGGAAAATCCCCGGCGGCGGCCGTCTGAGTATTCTCGGTCTGGTGATGCTGGGCGTGGTGGTGATCGGTATTTTCCTCGCTCACCGCACCCGTTTCGGCAACGAAGTGTATGCCATAGGCGGCAGCGCCACCTCGGCTAATCTGATGGGGATCTCCACCCGCAGCACCACCATCCGGATCTACATGCTCTCTACCGGGCTGGCGACGCTGGCGGGGATTGTCTTCTCTATCTATACCCAGGCGGGCTACGCCCTGGCAGGGGTTGGCGTGGAGCTGGACGCGATTGCCTCGGTGGTGATTGGCGGCACGCTGCTCAGCGGCGGGGTCGGCACGGTGCTGGGCACGCTGTTCGGGGTGGCGATCCAGGGGCTGATCCAGACCTATATCAACTTCGACGGCACGCTCAGCTCGTGGTGGACCAAGATTGCGATTGGCATTCTGCTGTTCATCTTTATCGCCCTGCAGCGCGGCCTGACCGTACTCTGGGAGAACCGCCAGAGCTCGCCTGTCACCCGGGTGAGCATCACCACCAGTAAGGGATAA